In Pseudomonadota bacterium, the sequence GGGCTATATGGAGGCGGGTGGCCCCCTTCTCGTTCTCGTACAAATTGCAGAGTATATCATCATCGGGGGATCAGCCATTGGTGCATTGCTTATCTCCACTCCAGGCAAACTGCTTAAAAAGCTCATTAAAAATGCGTTAGGAACTCTAAAAGCCAGCAAAATCAATAAACAAATGTATCTCGACCTTCTTAAACTGCTCTATGAATTATTCAGTGTTATCAGAAAAGAGGGACTTATTGCCATTGAATCACACATTGAAAAACCAGCAGAAAGTGCAATTTTTCAAAAATACCCTGTATTTCTTAGTCAAACTCATCTTATCGAATTTACTTCAGACACATTACGCCTTGTCATAATGGGCGGCGTACCTCCACAAGAAATTGAAATACTTATGGATGCAGATATTGAATTGCATCATAGTGAAGGTACAAAACCAGGCATGATTCTTCAGAAGATAGGAGATTCCTTACCAGGCCTTGGCATCGTAGCGGCGGTACTCGGAATAATCATAACGATGCAAGCCATAACCGGTCCTCCTGAAGAAATTGGACAGAAAGTTGCAGCAGCACTTGTTGGAACTTTCCTTGGTATTTTTCTATCTTACGGGTTTATTCAACCCGTCGCTACAAATATGGACCTTGCTAATGACGATGAATCAGGAATCTATGTCGTAATTAAATCAGGAATAATATGTGCCGCCAAAGGCTTAAATCCTATTGTAGCAGTTGAATTTGCACGAAGGGCAATTTCGAGTGACTTTCGCCCATCGTTTCAAGAGATGGAAAGCTATGTGAAGGAGTCAAAATGAGTGAAGATAAACATCAGATGTCAGTAAGAATCGTTGTAAAGAAAAAACATGGCGGAGGACATCATGGAGGTGCATGGAAGGTAGCATACGCTGACTTTGTTACTGCCATGATGGCGCTATTCATTGTGTTATGGATAGTAGGTCAAAACAACGGTGTAAAACAAGCCATTTCAGCTTATTTTAAGGATCCGACTATTCTTGCCGGAGGAAGTGGAATACATGCAGGTCAGTCGCAATCCCCCCCTGCGCCCGTACTTTTCCCGAAACCGGAAGCAACTGAGACGTCCAGGGCGCTTCAGGCAATCCAAACACAAGCTGCTTTAGTAAATCGTGAGATGGAAAAACTAAAGACAGAAAGCATAAAAATTGAAAAGATTATCTCTTCAGTCCCTGCATTTGAAAAGTTTAAAGACAAGATAAATGTAAGTGTTTCAAAAGATGGTATGAAGATTGAACTCATTGAGAATTCACAGGGTTTATTCTTCGATGTGGGAAGCTCGAAAGTAAAACCGGAAACGATAAAACTACTGAGACTCCTTGCGGAAGAAATCGGAAAACTATCCAATCAGGTAATAATAGAGGGTCATACTGATGCGCGCCCCTATATTACCCCCGGATACTCTAACTGGGAATTAAGTACGGAAAGGGCTAATTCTGCAAGAAAACTCCTCGGGGAAAATGGTCTAAGAAAAGACCAGATTAGAGAAGTAAGGGGATATGCGGACAGGTTCCTGAAGCATCCGGACAAACCCCTGGACTTTGCGAACAGAAGGGTTAACATTGTCGTAGCAATCCCCCAACAACCTGATGGTAATAAATCAACAGAAGGCAAAACATCTCAGCAGGCCAAATAGAAGGATTAAAGTATAAATATGCACACAATTCTTATTGTAGATGACAGCCCCTCAGCCCTTAAACTGCTCAATGCCTTACTGTCAAAAGATCAGACATATCAAATTTATCAGGCAGGCAACGCAGAAGAGGGTATTGAGATTGCGAGAGATATCAGGCCGGATATCATCATCAGCGATTATTACATGCCAGGAAAGGATGGCCTTGAGTTTTGCCGGGAAATAAAAAATGACACAGAACTTTCAAACACCATCTTTATCCTCCTCACCGCTGAAACTGATGTAGCCAAGAAGATCGAGGGGCTTGAAGGGGGTGTGGATGACTATATCGAAAAAACGATATCAACAAAAGTCCTGCTTGGTAAAGTAAAGGCCTTCCTTAAGATTAAGACTCTTCAAAACGAACTGATGAAAGAAAAACAGAAACTTCAAGTGGCTAATGAACAACTGAA encodes:
- a CDS encoding OmpA family protein, which gives rise to MSEDKHQMSVRIVVKKKHGGGHHGGAWKVAYADFVTAMMALFIVLWIVGQNNGVKQAISAYFKDPTILAGGSGIHAGQSQSPPAPVLFPKPEATETSRALQAIQTQAALVNREMEKLKTESIKIEKIISSVPAFEKFKDKINVSVSKDGMKIELIENSQGLFFDVGSSKVKPETIKLLRLLAEEIGKLSNQVIIEGHTDARPYITPGYSNWELSTERANSARKLLGENGLRKDQIREVRGYADRFLKHPDKPLDFANRRVNIVVAIPQQPDGNKSTEGKTSQQAK
- the motA gene encoding flagellar motor stator protein MotA; amino-acid sequence: MLVIIGCAVVLISVIGGYMEAGGPLLVLVQIAEYIIIGGSAIGALLISTPGKLLKKLIKNALGTLKASKINKQMYLDLLKLLYELFSVIRKEGLIAIESHIEKPAESAIFQKYPVFLSQTHLIEFTSDTLRLVIMGGVPPQEIEILMDADIELHHSEGTKPGMILQKIGDSLPGLGIVAAVLGIIITMQAITGPPEEIGQKVAAALVGTFLGIFLSYGFIQPVATNMDLANDDESGIYVVIKSGIICAAKGLNPIVAVEFARRAISSDFRPSFQEMESYVKESK